One region of Emys orbicularis isolate rEmyOrb1 chromosome 6, rEmyOrb1.hap1, whole genome shotgun sequence genomic DNA includes:
- the LOC135879857 gene encoding 2'-5'-oligoadenylate synthase 1-like: MDKGDAEGHCASPCKNPWLASCEESYYEITRKSQPEMKDWAEGHGITAGCCPYSVGAQKRGRERERMRSLKSYNCEQCGNDFVSRTALRYHFRAKHLGKVHCEKCGREVLRETLRDHEAANHEKMTAEKQGCFWDMPPKREAKFVATEMSTSCRMCPRQFGTIHSREHHEKQDHHFTASKRAQMATGFSPDNILDYKNPTELKRFVEEKLQPIPGPARIACATDIEAIINLIKECFPLPIARLIKGGSYIKGTDTQGWSDVDIVLFSEAFENLEDCKKKLPEVIDDLGKRLKKSSWASRLMMEKRTQSSLRFHFKCYKNHHGHSFDIMPCYDMLGPAPSTGLKERFYHKIYLCNDTDEIQLYSMSLLQYQVEFIKASTMKVKDLIRLVKHWFRTSFAKPTAQNKFRRLPSSYAIELITISIWQLAGKPVFFSLIQGMRAILKLLVRYPEICIVWHKHYSPNSTIFKKAFQKQTRPFVLDPANPTFNVCENSNAWDEVAHVARRSLLKPLFNGVQAKDPWLFTNGW, translated from the exons ATGGACAAGGGAGATGCTGAAGGACATTGTGCCAGTCCTTGCAAGAACCCTTGGCTAGCTAGTTGTGAGGAGAGCTACTATGAGATCACTAGAAAAAGCCAGCCAGAGATGAAGGATTGGGCTGAGGGCCATGGAATTACTGCTGGCTGCTGTCCTTACTCTGTTGGAGCTcagaagagggggagagagagagag agGATGAGGTCTCTAAAATCCTACAACTGTGAGCAATGTGGGAATGATTTTGTCAGCCGCACCGCCTTGAGGTATCATTTCCGAGCAAAACATCTTGGAAAAGTTCACTGTGAGAAATGTGGTAGGGAAGTTTTGAGAGAAACACTTCGGGACCATGAAGCG GCCAACCATGAAAAAATGACTGCTGAAAAACAAGGGTGTTTCTGGGACATGCCTCCAAAGAGGGAAGCAAAATTTGTGGCCACGGAAATGTCTACCTCCTGCAGGATGTGCCCAAGGCAATTTGGAACAATCCATAGCAGGGAACACCATGAGAAACAAGATCATCACTTCACAGCCAGCAAAAGAG CTCAAATGGCCACTGGATTTTCACCTGATAATATCTTGGATTATAAAAATCCAACAGAACTAAAGAGATTTGTAGAAGAAAAGCTTCAACCCATTCCAGGCCCTGCACGCATTGCCTGTGCAACAGATATTGAGGCAATTATTAATTTGATCAAGGAATGCTTCCCATTACCAATAGCTCGGCTAATCAAG GGAGGCTCATATATAAAAGGAACTGATACACAAGGCTGGTCTGATGTTGATATAGTGCTATTTAGTgaagcctttgaaaatctagaaGACTGCAAAAAGAAACTGCCAGAAGTTATAGATGATCTTGGAAAAAGACTGAAGAAATCTTCATGGGCCAGCAG GCTAATGATGGAGAAAAGGACCCAGTCATCCTTACGGTTTCATTTCAAATGCTATAAGAATCACCATGGTCACTCGTTTGATATCATGCCTTGCTATGACATGCTGGGGCCTGCACCATCAACAG GTTTAAAAGAGAGGTTTTACCACAAGATCTATCTCTGTAATGACACGGATGAAATCCAGCTGTACTCAATGTCCCTGCTGCAGTACCAGGTTGAGTTTATCAAGGCATCTACCATGAAGGTGAAGGACCTGATTCGTTTGGTTAAGCATTGGTTCAGGACTTCATTTGCTAAACCAACAGCACAAAATAA GTTTCGCAGGCTTCCTTCTTCCTATGCTATAGAGCTCATCACAATCTCCATCTGGCAGCTGGCAGGGAAGCCAGTCTTTTTCAGCCTGATTCAGGGAATGAGAGCTATCCTGAAGCTTCTGGTTAGATACCCAGAAATATGCATTGTTTGGCACAAACACTACAGCCCAAACTCTACGATTTTCAAAAAGGCGTTCCAGAAGCAAACCAG GCCATTTGTTTTGGATCCTGCAAACCCAACATTTAATGTGTGTGAGAACAGCAATGCTTGGGATGAAGTAGCTCATGTGGCGAGACGGAGCCTCCTTAAGCCTCTTTTTAATGGTGTGCAAGCGAAAGACCCCTGGCTTTTTACAAACGGCTGGTAA